The following are from one region of the Sphingomonas sp. J315 genome:
- a CDS encoding septation protein A, whose protein sequence is MLIDFGPLAVFFAVNSFMGGPQLTRMLAATAAFMVAIFLAMGLSLWKTKHISPMLWISGVLVLVFGGLTLWFHDETFIKVKPTLVYSMFAIVLSYGLLTNKPLLQMLLESAYPGLTARGWRLLTINWAVFFVAMAVLNEIVWRTQSWDFWVAFKLWGVVPLTLLFAIGNVPLLLRHGLKTDGEIVDKALPPEG, encoded by the coding sequence ATGCTGATCGATTTCGGTCCGCTGGCGGTGTTCTTTGCCGTCAACAGCTTCATGGGCGGGCCGCAGCTGACGCGGATGCTCGCGGCGACCGCGGCGTTCATGGTCGCGATCTTCCTCGCCATGGGGCTGTCGCTGTGGAAGACGAAGCACATCTCGCCGATGCTGTGGATCTCCGGCGTGCTGGTGCTGGTATTCGGCGGGCTGACCCTGTGGTTCCACGACGAGACGTTCATCAAGGTCAAGCCGACCTTGGTCTATTCGATGTTTGCGATCGTGCTGAGCTATGGCTTGCTGACCAACAAGCCCTTGCTCCAGATGCTGCTCGAAAGCGCCTATCCGGGGCTGACCGCGCGCGGGTGGCGGCTGCTGACGATCAACTGGGCGGTGTTCTTCGTCGCGATGGCGGTGCTGAACGAGATCGTGTGGCGCACCCAGAGCTGGGATTTCTGGGTCGCGTTCAAGCTGTGGGGCGTGGTGCCGCTCACCCTGTTGTTCGCGATCGGCAATGTGCCGCTGCTGCTCCGCCATGGCCTCAAGACCGACGGCGAGATCGTCGACAAGGCGCTGCCGCCGGAGGGTTGA
- a CDS encoding superoxide dismutase — MAFELPTLPYAKDALAPTISAETLDFHYGKHHKAYVDKTNGFVADKGLEGKSLVEVIRHAKETGDKGLFNNAAQIWNHSFYWFGLTPEHKEPTGKLAELIEAKFGSKEELVKQLIAESTAHFSNGWGWLVLDGDEIKVTSLHDADTPVVYDYKPLLTIDVWEHAYYIDYRNARPGYLEAITKIIDWDFVAANLDGEGVSRADQAG, encoded by the coding sequence ATGGCCTTTGAACTGCCGACGCTGCCCTATGCCAAGGACGCGCTCGCCCCGACCATCTCGGCCGAGACGCTCGATTTCCACTATGGCAAGCACCACAAGGCCTATGTCGACAAGACCAACGGCTTCGTCGCGGACAAGGGGCTTGAGGGCAAGTCGCTGGTCGAGGTGATCCGCCACGCCAAGGAAACCGGCGACAAGGGCCTGTTCAACAACGCTGCCCAGATCTGGAACCACAGCTTCTACTGGTTCGGCCTGACGCCGGAGCACAAGGAGCCGACCGGCAAGCTCGCCGAGCTGATCGAGGCAAAGTTCGGGTCGAAGGAAGAGCTGGTCAAGCAGCTGATCGCCGAGTCCACCGCGCATTTCTCCAACGGCTGGGGCTGGCTGGTGCTCGACGGCGACGAGATCAAGGTGACCTCGCTCCACGATGCCGACACGCCGGTGGTCTATGACTACAAGCCGCTGCTGACGATCGACGTGTGGGAGCACGCCTATTACATCGATTATCGCAACGCGCGCCCGGGTTATCTGGAGGCGATCACCAAGATCATCGACTGGGACTTCGTCGCTGCCAATCTCGACGGCGAAGGCGTCAGCCGCGCCGACCAGGCCGGCTGA
- a CDS encoding urate hydroxylase PuuD — protein sequence MDKFFGNLNAVLAVGVLLAVGLMFAPYYAPPTVALGLAQWAHVFFGIVWIGLLYYFNFVQIPTMPTIPAELKPAVSKHIAPAALFYFRWAAAFTVLTGLILAHLYGALHAAFTFQEPFRLIGIGMYLAIIMAFNVWFIIWPNQQKALGMVPADDATKAKAAKTAMITSRINTMLSLPMLLCMVAAR from the coding sequence ATGGACAAGTTTTTCGGCAATCTGAATGCGGTGCTGGCGGTCGGCGTGCTGCTCGCGGTCGGGCTGATGTTCGCGCCCTATTATGCGCCGCCGACCGTGGCGCTGGGGCTGGCGCAATGGGCGCACGTGTTCTTTGGCATCGTGTGGATCGGGCTGCTTTATTATTTCAATTTCGTCCAGATCCCGACCATGCCGACAATCCCGGCCGAGCTGAAGCCGGCGGTGTCGAAGCATATCGCGCCGGCCGCGCTGTTCTATTTCCGCTGGGCGGCGGCGTTCACGGTGCTCACCGGCCTGATCCTCGCGCACCTCTACGGCGCATTGCACGCAGCCTTCACCTTCCAGGAGCCGTTCCGCCTGATCGGCATCGGCATGTATCTGGCGATCATCATGGCGTTCAACGTGTGGTTCATCATCTGGCCGAACCAGCAAAAGGCGCTGGGCATGGTCCCGGCGGACGACGCCACCAAGGCCAAGGCGGCCAAGACCGCGATGATTACGTCGCGGATCAACACGATGCTGTCGCTGCCCATGCTGCTGTGCATGGTCGCGGCGCGCTGA
- the pspF gene encoding phage shock protein operon transcriptional activator, protein MERTTHVVGQSGAFLDALELASRAAALDRPVLVIGERGTGKELVAERLHRLSPRWDQPLVVMNCAALPETLIEAELFGHEAGSFTGATKGRAGRFEEADGGTLFLDELGTLSMAAQDRLLRAVEYGEITRIGASRPIRVDVRIVAATNEHLPDRVERGTFRADLLDRLSFEVVTLPPLRSRAGDVLVLAEFFGRRMAAELGRDWEGFGPTALDGLTNHDWPGNVRELRNVVERAVYRWDRSGPVDEIQIDPFASPHRPRPMPHGIPGNAAPVQLTTEEPGPLPRRDDDLSGDFKSRVNRFERELLSRALSENRFNQRATAEALGLSYDQLRHALKRHDLLNAGG, encoded by the coding sequence ATGGAGCGGACCACCCATGTCGTCGGCCAGTCGGGAGCCTTTCTCGACGCGCTCGAGCTTGCCTCGCGGGCGGCTGCGCTCGACCGTCCGGTGCTGGTGATCGGCGAGCGCGGGACCGGCAAGGAACTGGTCGCCGAGCGCCTCCACCGCCTGTCGCCCCGCTGGGACCAGCCGCTCGTGGTGATGAACTGCGCCGCCTTGCCCGAGACGCTGATCGAGGCGGAGCTGTTTGGTCATGAGGCCGGATCGTTCACCGGCGCGACCAAGGGGCGTGCGGGGCGGTTTGAAGAGGCCGATGGCGGTACGCTGTTCCTCGACGAACTCGGCACGCTCAGCATGGCGGCGCAGGACCGGCTGCTGCGCGCGGTGGAATATGGCGAGATCACCCGGATCGGTGCATCGCGTCCAATTCGTGTCGATGTGCGCATCGTCGCGGCGACCAACGAACATCTGCCCGACCGGGTGGAACGGGGAACGTTCCGCGCCGATCTGCTCGACCGGCTCAGCTTTGAGGTGGTGACGCTGCCCCCGCTGCGCTCGCGTGCGGGCGACGTGCTGGTGCTCGCCGAATTTTTCGGACGACGCATGGCCGCCGAACTTGGGCGCGACTGGGAGGGATTCGGACCGACCGCGCTGGACGGGCTCACCAATCACGACTGGCCCGGTAATGTCCGGGAACTGCGCAACGTGGTCGAGCGCGCGGTCTATCGCTGGGATCGATCCGGGCCGGTGGACGAAATCCAGATCGATCCCTTCGCCTCGCCCCACCGTCCGCGCCCGATGCCGCACGGTATTCCCGGCAACGCCGCGCCGGTGCAGCTGACGACCGAAGAGCCGGGCCCGCTGCCTCGCCGCGACGACGATCTGTCGGGTGATTTCAAGAGCCGCGTCAACCGCTTCGAGCGCGAGCTATTGAGCCGCGCGCTGTCGGAAAACCGCTTCAACCAGCGTGCCACCGCAGAAGCGCTCGGCCTCAGCTACGACCAGCTCCGCCACGCGCTCAAGCGGCATGATCTGCTGAACGCGGGAGGATAA
- the pspA gene encoding phage shock protein PspA codes for MGIFSRTRDIIAANFTDLLDKAEDPAKMIRMIILEMEETLVEVRASAARTIADQKEMRRHIAKLENLQMSWTEKAELALSKDREDLAKAALVERQKAYDMCDQLNAEIAVLDDALRASEEDIAKLQTKLRDARARQNAIMTRLESANNRVKLREMTHGSKVSDAFSRFDLLERRVDFAEGRADALSLGAPKKTLEEEISELQSAEKVDAELAALKARLNKGE; via the coding sequence ATGGGCATTTTCTCTCGCACCCGCGACATCATCGCCGCGAACTTCACCGACTTGCTCGACAAGGCGGAAGATCCGGCGAAGATGATCCGCATGATCATCCTCGAAATGGAGGAGACGCTGGTCGAAGTGCGCGCCAGCGCGGCCCGCACGATCGCCGACCAGAAGGAAATGCGCCGCCACATCGCCAAGCTGGAGAATCTCCAGATGAGCTGGACCGAAAAGGCCGAGCTGGCGCTGAGCAAGGACCGCGAGGACCTGGCCAAGGCGGCACTGGTCGAGCGCCAGAAAGCGTATGACATGTGCGACCAGCTGAACGCGGAGATCGCGGTGCTCGACGATGCGCTGCGCGCGTCGGAAGAGGACATCGCCAAGCTTCAGACGAAGCTGCGCGACGCGCGTGCCCGGCAGAATGCGATCATGACCCGTCTGGAAAGCGCCAACAACCGCGTCAAGCTGCGCGAGATGACCCATGGGTCGAAGGTCAGCGATGCATTCAGCCGCTTCGACCTGCTCGAGCGCCGCGTCGACTTTGCCGAGGGCCGCGCCGATGCGCTGAGCCTGGGCGCGCCGAAGAAGACGCTGGAGGAGGAAATCTCCGAGCTTCAGTCGGCCGAGAAGGTCGATGCCGAGCTGGCCGCGCTCAAGGCGCGCCTGAACAAGGGGGAATAA
- the pspB gene encoding envelope stress response membrane protein PspB, which produces MEDVFLPIIIVGMLFIGMPWVILHYVTKWKQAKTLTGEDESLLDELHYTARRLEDRLHTIERIIAADNPEFRLRGNDTPPVRELPDFERARRN; this is translated from the coding sequence ATGGAAGACGTGTTTCTTCCCATCATTATCGTCGGGATGCTGTTCATCGGCATGCCGTGGGTCATCCTCCACTATGTGACCAAGTGGAAGCAGGCCAAGACGCTGACCGGCGAGGATGAAAGCCTGCTCGACGAGCTGCACTACACGGCTCGCCGCCTGGAGGATCGCCTCCACACCATCGAGCGGATCATCGCCGCCGATAATCCCGAGTTCCGCCTGCGCGGCAATGACACGCCGCCAGTCCGCGAACTCCCCGACTTCGAACGCGCACGGAGGAACTGA
- the pspC gene encoding envelope stress response membrane protein PspC, with the protein MSASRTQLYRDKVNGKWLGVCEGLGDYTGVDPLWIRLGFLALLVATFPLMFFVYIGLAMVTSQKPVGLYENAEDAKFWQGVRANPRRSTQEVRSKLRDIDRRMADIETFYTSRNTQLADEIERLR; encoded by the coding sequence ATGTCCGCTAGCCGCACTCAGCTGTATCGCGACAAGGTCAACGGAAAATGGCTCGGCGTCTGTGAAGGACTGGGCGACTATACCGGGGTCGACCCGCTGTGGATCCGCCTGGGCTTTCTGGCCCTGCTGGTCGCCACCTTCCCGCTGATGTTCTTCGTCTACATCGGCCTCGCCATGGTCACCTCCCAGAAGCCGGTCGGTCTCTACGAGAACGCCGAGGACGCGAAATTCTGGCAGGGGGTGCGCGCCAATCCGCGCCGCTCGACCCAGGAAGTCCGCTCCAAGCTGCGCGACATCGATCGCCGCATGGCCGACATCGAGACCTTCTACACGAGCCGCAACACGCAGCTCGCCGACGAGATCGAGCGCCTCCGCTAA